Proteins encoded by one window of Homo sapiens chromosome 10, GRCh38.p14 Primary Assembly:
- the SFXN2 gene encoding sideroflexin-2 isoform X5 yields MMYPVRGTEGSTVLCVSKMEADLSGFNIDAPRWDQRTFLGRVKHFLNITDPRTVFVSERELDWAKVMVEKSRMGVVPPGTQVEQLLYAKKLYDSAFHPDTGEKMNVIGRMSFQLPGGMIITGFMLQFYRTMPAVIFWQWVNQSFNALVNYTNRNAASPTSVRQMALSYFTATTTAVATAVGMNMLTKKAPPLVGRWVPFAAVAAANCVNIPMMRQHLAASHHGKA; encoded by the exons ATGATGTACCCTGTGAGAGGAACTGAGGG GTCCACAGTTTTATGTGTGAGCAAGATGGAGGCTGACCTGTCTGGCTTTAACATCGATGCCCCCCGTTGGGACCAGCGCACCTTCCTGGGGAGAGTGAAGCACTTCCTAAACATCACGGACCCCCGCACTGTCTTTGTATCTGAGCGGGAGCTGGACTGGGCCAAGGTGATGGTGGAGAAGAGCAG GATGGGGGTTGTGCCCCCAGGCACCCAAGTGGAGCAGCTGCTGTATGCCAAGAAGCTGTATGACTCGGCCTTCCACCCCGACACTGGGGAGAAGATGAATGTCATCGGGCGCATGTCTTTCCAGCTTCCTGGCGGCATGATCATCACGGGCTTCATGCTCCAGTTCTACAG GACGATGCCGGCGGTGATCTTCTGGCAGTGGGTGAACCAGTCCTTCAATGCCTTAGTCAACTACACCAACAGGAATGCGGCTTCCCCCACATCAGTCAG gcAGATGGCCCTTTCCTACTTCACAGCCACAACCACTGCTGTGGCCACGGCTGTGGGCATGAACATGTTGACAAAG AAAGCGCCGCCCTTGGTGGGCCGCTGGGTGCCCTTTGCCGCTGTGGCTGCGGCTAACTGTGTCAATATCCCCATGATGCGACAGCA TCTTGCTGCCAGTCATCATGGAAAGGCTTGA
- the SFXN2 gene encoding sideroflexin-2 isoform X7 yields MMYPVRGTEGSTVLCVSKMEADLSGFNIDAPRWDQRTFLGRVKHFLNITDPRTVFVSERELDWAKVMVEKSRMGVVPPGTQVEQLLYAKKLYDSAFHPDTGEKMNVIGRMSFQLPGGMIITGFMLQFYRTMPAVIFWQWVNQSFNALVNYTNRNAASPTSVRKRRPWWAAGCPLPLWLRLTVSISP; encoded by the exons ATGATGTACCCTGTGAGAGGAACTGAGGG GTCCACAGTTTTATGTGTGAGCAAGATGGAGGCTGACCTGTCTGGCTTTAACATCGATGCCCCCCGTTGGGACCAGCGCACCTTCCTGGGGAGAGTGAAGCACTTCCTAAACATCACGGACCCCCGCACTGTCTTTGTATCTGAGCGGGAGCTGGACTGGGCCAAGGTGATGGTGGAGAAGAGCAG GATGGGGGTTGTGCCCCCAGGCACCCAAGTGGAGCAGCTGCTGTATGCCAAGAAGCTGTATGACTCGGCCTTCCACCCCGACACTGGGGAGAAGATGAATGTCATCGGGCGCATGTCTTTCCAGCTTCCTGGCGGCATGATCATCACGGGCTTCATGCTCCAGTTCTACAG GACGATGCCGGCGGTGATCTTCTGGCAGTGGGTGAACCAGTCCTTCAATGCCTTAGTCAACTACACCAACAGGAATGCGGCTTCCCCCACATCAGTCAG AAAGCGCCGCCCTTGGTGGGCCGCTGGGTGCCCTTTGCCGCTGTGGCTGCGGCTAACTGTGTCAATATCCCCATGA